The proteins below are encoded in one region of Streptomyces marianii:
- a CDS encoding replication initiator has translation MPGLMRQLRGLGGCTTPIRLDGHRTDVHTTTGEILHHLTASDLPAGHLLVRCNNRRTTRCAACAETYRRDTYQLITAGLRGGKGTPEEVATHPRVFATFTAPSFGPVHNRPTRGRCRCGTQHPADAPELGTPLDPDTYDYEAAVLWNAHASKIWARFSIYLRREVAKRAGLSQRAFKEHARVSFAKVAEYQRRGAIHFHAVIRLDGPEGGDTPPPAWASAELLTDAIRAATTAAHVPGPVIDRRAHTFAFGTQLDIRPIRTADLGAGTELTERAVAAYIAKYATKGAETATGTLDRPLKFLAELARKSIPEHAQRLIRTAWTLGARKDLEDLRLRAWAHMLGFRGHFSTKTRRYSTTLGALRTARAEWRRLQAAIARGDQNPTADPTDDDTTLVLAHWAFAGTGLTRSEEWLAASLTHDP, from the coding sequence ATGCCCGGCCTCATGCGCCAGCTCCGCGGCCTCGGCGGCTGCACCACCCCGATCCGCCTCGACGGCCACCGCACCGACGTCCACACCACGACCGGCGAGATCCTGCACCACCTCACCGCCAGCGACCTGCCCGCCGGACACCTCCTCGTACGCTGCAACAACCGCCGCACCACCCGCTGCGCCGCCTGCGCCGAGACCTACCGCCGCGACACCTACCAGCTCATCACCGCGGGCCTGCGCGGCGGCAAAGGCACCCCCGAGGAAGTGGCCACCCACCCCCGGGTGTTCGCCACCTTCACCGCCCCCAGCTTCGGCCCCGTCCACAACCGCCCCACCCGCGGCCGCTGCCGCTGCGGCACCCAGCACCCGGCCGACGCACCCGAACTGGGCACCCCGCTCGACCCCGACACCTACGACTACGAAGCCGCCGTCCTCTGGAACGCGCACGCCTCCAAGATCTGGGCCCGGTTCTCCATCTACCTGCGCCGTGAAGTCGCCAAGCGCGCCGGCCTCTCGCAACGGGCCTTCAAGGAGCACGCCCGTGTGTCGTTCGCCAAGGTCGCCGAGTACCAGCGCCGCGGCGCCATTCACTTCCACGCCGTGATCCGCCTCGACGGCCCCGAGGGCGGCGACACCCCGCCCCCGGCCTGGGCAAGCGCCGAACTTCTCACCGACGCCATCCGCGCCGCCACCACCGCCGCCCACGTTCCCGGCCCCGTCATCGACCGGCGTGCCCACACCTTCGCCTTCGGCACCCAACTCGACATCCGGCCCATCCGCACCGCCGACCTTGGAGCAGGCACCGAACTGACCGAACGCGCCGTTGCCGCCTACATCGCCAAGTACGCCACCAAGGGCGCCGAAACAGCGACCGGCACCCTCGACCGCCCCCTCAAGTTCCTCGCCGAACTCGCCCGCAAGTCCATCCCCGAACACGCCCAACGGCTCATCCGCACCGCCTGGACCCTCGGCGCCCGCAAAGACCTCGAAGACCTCCGCCTCCGCGCCTGGGCCCACATGCTCGGCTTCCGCGGCCACTTCTCCACCAAAACCCGCCGCTACTCCACCACCCTCGGCGCCCTCCGCACCGCCCGCGCCGAATGGCGACGCCTCCAAGCCGCCATCGCCCGCGGCGACCAGAACCCGACGGCCGACCCCACCGACGACGACACCACCCTCGTCCTCGCCCACTGGGCCTTCGCCGGCACCGGACTCACCCGCAGCGAGGAATGGCTCGCCGCCTCACTCACACACGACCCGTAG
- a CDS encoding SpdD-like protein, which produces MFRPKIPTMPTPTGIVTPPAVEPTAIIQDTPAPAPVPVAPAAPARPTVQLTPGTALAVVGAGTAVVLVVGAVLVSMLLAVAITAASVAVCAVVLRSLLNNQHKR; this is translated from the coding sequence ATGTTCCGACCGAAGATCCCCACCATGCCGACACCCACCGGCATCGTCACCCCGCCCGCCGTCGAGCCGACCGCGATCATCCAGGACACCCCTGCACCGGCCCCGGTACCCGTCGCCCCGGCGGCACCGGCCCGGCCCACGGTCCAGCTCACCCCCGGCACAGCGCTCGCCGTCGTCGGAGCCGGCACCGCCGTGGTCCTGGTCGTCGGCGCCGTCCTGGTCTCCATGCTCCTCGCGGTCGCCATCACCGCGGCCTCCGTCGCCGTCTGCGCCGTCGTCCTGCGCTCCCTGCTCAACAACCAGCACAAGCGCTGA
- a CDS encoding mobile element transfer protein, with protein MPARDFFHSVMRIGPVQIGTHRDRHGRTKYAAVCSRDNCGWSADYSTQSAAQLAARTHRCRITD; from the coding sequence ATGCCCGCCCGTGACTTCTTCCACTCCGTCATGCGGATCGGCCCCGTGCAGATCGGCACCCACCGCGACCGCCACGGCCGCACCAAATACGCCGCGGTCTGCTCCCGCGACAACTGCGGCTGGTCCGCGGACTACTCCACCCAGTCCGCCGCTCAGCTCGCCGCCCGTACCCACCGCTGCCGCATCACCGACTGA
- a CDS encoding DUF2637 domain-containing protein — MFRKVRLDAVLVQAVIAGALSFAHLHDLAAAAGQDGWKAWAYPVSVDLLLVAAWRRLRLLRDQGEPARAAWSWFAVALAASLGANVATAGLLDLNDVPDWLRILVAGWPALAFLGGTLLVHTPTTPTTAATDGVKPEPLPVVEPVTVPAQPEHAPQNPAAMPVPDAVEPAEPVPALPAAPPADVPPALVDHARKLADSHRASTGTPIDAATLRDRLGLPGPMADQLAAHLT, encoded by the coding sequence ATGTTCCGCAAGGTCCGCCTGGACGCCGTTCTCGTCCAAGCCGTCATCGCCGGGGCACTGTCCTTCGCCCACCTGCACGACCTCGCCGCCGCCGCGGGCCAGGACGGATGGAAGGCGTGGGCCTACCCCGTCTCCGTCGACCTGCTCCTCGTCGCGGCCTGGCGCCGCCTGCGCCTCCTGCGCGACCAGGGCGAACCGGCCCGCGCGGCCTGGTCCTGGTTCGCCGTCGCCCTGGCGGCCTCGCTCGGCGCCAACGTCGCCACCGCGGGCCTCCTCGACCTCAACGACGTACCGGACTGGCTCCGCATCCTCGTCGCCGGATGGCCCGCCCTGGCCTTCCTCGGCGGCACCCTCCTCGTCCACACCCCCACCACCCCGACCACTGCCGCCACCGACGGCGTCAAGCCCGAGCCGCTGCCCGTGGTCGAGCCGGTGACTGTGCCGGCCCAACCGGAGCACGCCCCGCAGAACCCTGCCGCAATGCCGGTGCCGGATGCGGTCGAGCCCGCCGAGCCCGTTCCGGCGCTGCCCGCCGCACCGCCCGCGGACGTGCCGCCCGCCCTCGTCGACCACGCCCGCAAGCTCGCCGACTCCCACCGCGCCTCGACCGGCACCCCGATCGACGCCGCGACCCTGCGCGACCGCCTCGGCCTGCCCGGCCCGATGGCCGACCAGCTCGCCGCCCACCTCACCTGA
- a CDS encoding FtsK/SpoIIIE domain-containing protein: protein MSNTTFVVLALVAVAAALVLRRLRPAWYWLSIGVTLAMVRVVVRYASVMDACGLTVPPSRLRLTLARLARRPAPDPRAPRILRMRPTRTGLVLRLKLQPGQDAFDFAASTDRLRHSFSMHGVASREIKSGVVELRMTGYDVLRRVQMPVSVETTGLRVPVALREDGEVHFRDYREVPHALNLGATLSGKSVYQRNLVKELAPRHVALVGIDCKEGVELAPLARRFSALADNPDDAAELLEALVGRMADIYQVIRREQRISSDTPDAEITADIWGLPEEVRPVPVVLFVDEVAELALFSTTAEKKRRERIVTALVRLVQLGRAAGIYVEICGQRFGAELGDGITMLRAQLTGRVSHRVNDEASAKMAFGDISPDAVLATTQIPVERPGLAVAGDSSGGWVRIRTPFTTLRQAVNTCAAHAHRAPALDGLERFRPALSAPAPAEIPAPGSAPVTA from the coding sequence GTGTCGAACACGACTTTCGTCGTCTTAGCCCTGGTGGCGGTCGCTGCGGCTCTGGTGCTGCGGCGGCTGCGCCCGGCCTGGTACTGGCTGAGCATCGGTGTCACGCTCGCCATGGTCCGGGTGGTGGTCCGCTACGCGTCGGTCATGGACGCGTGTGGGCTGACCGTCCCGCCGTCCCGGCTGCGGCTCACTCTCGCCCGGCTCGCCCGGCGGCCGGCCCCCGATCCCCGGGCCCCGCGGATCCTGCGGATGCGTCCGACGCGTACCGGGCTGGTGCTGCGGCTGAAGCTCCAGCCGGGGCAGGACGCCTTCGACTTCGCCGCTTCGACGGACCGGCTGCGGCACTCCTTCTCCATGCACGGCGTCGCCTCGCGTGAGATCAAGTCCGGGGTGGTCGAGCTGCGGATGACCGGCTACGACGTGCTGCGGCGCGTTCAGATGCCGGTGAGCGTCGAGACGACCGGGCTGCGGGTGCCGGTCGCCTTGCGGGAGGACGGAGAAGTCCACTTCCGGGACTACCGGGAGGTGCCGCACGCGCTGAACCTGGGCGCGACCCTGTCGGGGAAGTCGGTCTACCAGCGCAACCTGGTCAAGGAACTCGCCCCCCGCCATGTCGCGCTGGTGGGTATCGACTGCAAGGAGGGTGTGGAACTCGCCCCGCTGGCCCGCCGCTTCTCCGCCCTCGCCGACAACCCGGACGACGCTGCCGAACTGCTGGAAGCCCTGGTGGGGCGGATGGCGGACATCTACCAGGTGATCCGGCGCGAGCAGCGGATCAGCTCGGACACGCCGGATGCGGAGATCACGGCCGACATCTGGGGCCTGCCCGAGGAAGTGCGGCCGGTGCCGGTCGTCCTCTTCGTCGACGAGGTCGCGGAGCTGGCCCTGTTCTCCACCACAGCGGAGAAGAAGCGCCGCGAGCGGATCGTCACCGCGCTCGTGCGCCTGGTGCAGCTCGGCCGCGCCGCCGGCATCTACGTCGAGATCTGCGGCCAGCGCTTCGGCGCCGAACTCGGCGACGGCATCACGATGCTCCGGGCCCAGCTCACCGGTCGCGTCTCGCACCGGGTCAACGATGAAGCCTCCGCCAAGATGGCGTTCGGCGACATCTCCCCCGACGCGGTCCTGGCGACCACACAGATCCCGGTCGAGCGGCCCGGTCTGGCCGTTGCCGGTGACTCCTCGGGCGGCTGGGTCCGCATCCGCACCCCGTTCACGACGCTCCGCCAGGCCGTGAACACCTGCGCCGCCCACGCCCACCGCGCCCCGGCCCTCGACGGCCTGGAGCGCTTCCGCCCGGCCCTTTCCGCCCCGGCACCGGCCGAGATCCCCGCCCCGGGCTCGGCTCCCGTCACCGCCTGA
- a CDS encoding SCO3933 family regulatory protein, which yields MPSFKIDTSTAVVFVAVEPQLKVINKQTGEIAVDRESGAKMMTVGLTVADEGEANLLNVSVPETGVPEGITLGMPVKVVGLKARDWERDGRHGIAFRAVALVAPSSKG from the coding sequence ATCGTTCAAGATCGACACATCGACCGCTGTCGTGTTCGTTGCGGTCGAACCGCAGTTGAAGGTCATCAACAAGCAGACCGGTGAGATCGCGGTCGACCGGGAGTCCGGGGCGAAGATGATGACGGTCGGCCTGACCGTCGCCGACGAGGGTGAGGCGAACCTCCTCAACGTCTCGGTCCCGGAGACCGGAGTTCCGGAGGGGATCACGCTCGGGATGCCGGTCAAGGTCGTCGGCCTCAAGGCCCGGGACTGGGAGCGGGACGGGCGGCACGGTATCGCGTTCCGCGCGGTCGCTCTGGTCGCTCCGTCCTCGAAGGGCTGA